Part of the Streptomyces sp. NBC_01264 genome, ACCTCGCAGGGCGGCAACGCCGACAGCGGCGTCGGGAGCTGCAAGGGCAAGTGCACCATCACCACCGGCAACGCCACGGGCGGCAACTCCAGCGCCGACGCCATCAACAGCGGCGACGCCACCGCCGTCGGCGGCGACGGCACCGGCACGGGCGGAAACCTGAACAAGGTCAACAAGCAGACGGTCAAGAACCAGCTCAAGAAGGACCTCAAGGCCAAGCTCCACTGACGAAGCCAGACCCCCACACACAACGGCGCCCCCGGGAAACCCGGGGGCGCCGTTCTCATGCCGCGGACCTACGCCGCCGCGGCCGGCTCGTCCTCGCCCGCGAAGGTGCGCCACAGCTCGGCGTACCGGCCGCCCCGGGCCAGCAGCTCGGCGTGGGTGCCGTCCTCCGCGACCCGGCCGCGGTCCATGACGACGACCCGGTCGGCGCGTGCGGCCGTGGTCAGCCGGTGCGCCACGACCAGGGTGGTGCGCTTGCCCGCGAGCCGGTCGGTGGCCTGGTTGACCAGGGCCTCGGTGGCCAGGTCGAGGGCGGCGGTGGCCTCGTCGAGCAGCAGGACGTCGGGGTCGACGAGCTCGGCGCGGGCCAGTGCGATCAGCTGGCGCTGGCCGGCGGAGAGGTTGCGGCCGCGCTCGGTGACGGTGTGCAGGTAGCCGCCGTCCAGCGTGGCGATCATGGCGTGAGCGCCGACCGCGTGCGCGGCGGCCTCCACCTCGGAGTCGCTCGCCTCGGGCCGCCCGTAGGCGATGGCGTCGCGGACCGTGCCCGGGAAGAGGTAAGGCTCCTGGGGGACGACGCCGAGGCGGTGGCGGTAGCCCGTGAGGTCCAGCTCGCGCAGGTCCACCCCGTCGGCGGTGACCCGGCCGGCGGTCGGATCGTAGAACCGGGCCACCATCTTGACCAGCGTGGACTTGCCGGCTCCGGTCTCGCCGACGAAGGCGACGGTCTGGCCGGCGGGGATGCGCAGGCTGATCCCGGTGAGTGCCTGCTCCTTCTCCCCGCGCTCCTCGGCCGTGCCGTAGGAGAAGTGGACCCCCTCGAAGGCGATCTCGCCGCGCAGCTCGGGGACCGGGCGGGGGTCGGCCGGGGCCGGGGTGCTGGTGGGCTCGCGCAGCAGGCCCTGGATCCGGCCGAGGGAGACGGTGGCCTGCTGGTAGCCGTCGAAGACCTGCGAGAGCTGCTGGACGGGGGCGAAGAACAGGTCGATGTAGAGCAGGTACGCGACCAGCGCGCCCGTGGTGAGCGTGCCGGCCTCCACCCGCCCGGCGCCGACGATCAGTACGGCGGCAGCGGCCCCGGAGGACAGCAGCTGCACGAAGGGGAAGTAGACGGATATCAGCCACTGGCCGCGGACCCGGGCCTCGCGGTACGAGTCGCTGCGCTCGGCGAACCGGACCGCGCCGGCGCGCTGGCGGCGGAAGGCCTGGACGATGCGCAGTCCGGCCACGGACTCCTGGAGGTCGGCGTTGACCAGCCCGACCCGGTCGCGGGCGAGCTCGTAGGCGGCCACGGACTTCCGGCGGAAGAAGACGGTGCCGATGATCAGCAGGGGCAGCGTGGCGAAGACGATCAGCGCCAGCTCCACGTCCAGGACGAGCAGCGCGACCAGGATGCCGAAGAAGGTGAGGACGGAGACGACGGCGGTGACGAGCCCGGTCTGCAGGAAGCTGGACAGGGCGTCCACGTCGGTGGTCATCCGGGTCATGATCTTGCCGGTCAGCTCGCGCTCGTAGTAGTCGAGGCCGAGGCGCTGGAGCTGGGCGAAGATCTTGACGCGCAGGGCGTAGAGCACGCGCTCGCCGGTGCGGCCGGTCATCCGGGTCTCGGCGAACTGCGCGGCCCACTGGGCCAGGACCACGCCGAGCGCGAGGAGGGACGCCGCCCAGACGGCGCCGAGGGCGGCCGCTTCGACGCCCTGGTCGATGCCGTGCCGGATCAGGATCGGCAGGAGCAGTCCGGAGCCCGCGTCGAGGGCGACGAGGCCGAGGGATATCGCGAGCGGGGCCCAGAAGCCGCGCAGCAGGCGGCCCAGGTTGTAGCTGTCCTCGGCGGACGCCGCGCGGGTCTCGTCCACGTCGGGGGTGTCTTCGGCGGGCGGCAGCGCGGCCACCTGCGCGAGCAGTTCGGGGGTGGCGGACATCCCGGCGGGGGCGGCGGTCTTGTCTTCCGCCTCCTCCAGCCGCCGCCAGAGCTCGGGGGTGATCCCGCCGGCCACCCGGCGCTTGGCGTTGACGGGCTCGGAGTCGATCTCGGCTTCGAGCTCGATGCCCCGCTCGAGATCCCGCTCGAACTCCTCCATCGCAGGCGCCTCGGGCGTCCGCGGGGAGCCGGCGCCGAGCGCGTCCGGGTCGGTGAGCAGCCGCCGGTACAGGGCGGAGCGGCGCTCCAGCTCCTCGTGCGTACCGACGTCGGAGAGCCGCCCGTGGTCCAGTACGGCGATCCGGTCGGCCAGCGCGAGCGTGGAGCGGCGGTGGGCGATGAGCAGGGTGGTGCGGCCCGCCATGACGGCGCGCAGCGCCTCGTGGATCTCGTGCTCGACGCGGGCGTCGACGGCGGAGGTGGCGTCGTCGAGGAGCAGCAGGCGGGGGTCGGTGAGGATGGCGCGGGCGAGCGCGATGCGCTGGCGCTGGCCGCCGGAGAGGGTCAGGCCCTGCTCGCCGACCTTGGTGTCGTACCCGGCGGGGAGCGCCTCGACGAAGCCCTCGGCCTGGGCGGCCCGGGTGGCGGCCCGGATCTGCTCGTCGGTGGCGCCGGGGTGTCCGTAGGCGATGTTGGCGCGGATGGTGTCGGAGAAGAGGAACGAATCCTCCGGCACG contains:
- a CDS encoding ABC transporter ATP-binding protein, producing MKSAGRSVGASGRAGRTGRQYVATATAETAAGSKQGWGRRLAAYTWRYKANVLLALGSSLGGMAVMALVPLVTKVILDDVIGDQSKPMTPWALMLIGAAVLVYVLTYIRRYYGGRLALDVQHDLRTDMYDTIARLDGRRQDELSTGQVVGRATTDLQLIQGLLFMLPMTIGNFLLFGISLGIMLWLSPLLTVVALLMAPALWFIAKRSRKKLFPATWYAQSQAAAVATVVDGAVTGVRVVKGFGQEEQETGKLRDAGRRLFAGRLRGIRMNARYTPALQAVPALAQVAMLALGGWMATKGQVTIGTFVAFSTYLAQLVGPVRMLAMVLTVGQQARAGAERVFELIDTEPVIQEGSKELPVDASATVEFDDVRFGYDPERPVLDGFSLSIAEGETVALVGSSGSGKSTVSLLLPRFYDADRGTVRVGGHDVRELTYDSLRDAIGLVPEDSFLFSDTIRANIAYGHPGATDEQIRAATRAAQAEGFVEALPAGYDTKVGEQGLTLSGGQRQRIALARAILTDPRLLLLDDATSAVDARVEHEIHEALRAVMAGRTTLLIAHRRSTLALADRIAVLDHGRLSDVGTHEELERRSALYRRLLTDPDALGAGSPRTPEAPAMEEFERDLERGIELEAEIDSEPVNAKRRVAGGITPELWRRLEEAEDKTAAPAGMSATPELLAQVAALPPAEDTPDVDETRAASAEDSYNLGRLLRGFWAPLAISLGLVALDAGSGLLLPILIRHGIDQGVEAAALGAVWAASLLALGVVLAQWAAQFAETRMTGRTGERVLYALRVKIFAQLQRLGLDYYERELTGKIMTRMTTDVDALSSFLQTGLVTAVVSVLTFFGILVALLVLDVELALIVFATLPLLIIGTVFFRRKSVAAYELARDRVGLVNADLQESVAGLRIVQAFRRQRAGAVRFAERSDSYREARVRGQWLISVYFPFVQLLSSGAAAAVLIVGAGRVEAGTLTTGALVAYLLYIDLFFAPVQQLSQVFDGYQQATVSLGRIQGLLREPTSTPAPADPRPVPELRGEIAFEGVHFSYGTAEERGEKEQALTGISLRIPAGQTVAFVGETGAGKSTLVKMVARFYDPTAGRVTADGVDLRELDLTGYRHRLGVVPQEPYLFPGTVRDAIAYGRPEASDSEVEAAAHAVGAHAMIATLDGGYLHTVTERGRNLSAGQRQLIALARAELVDPDVLLLDEATAALDLATEALVNQATDRLAGKRTTLVVAHRLTTAARADRVVVMDRGRVAEDGTHAELLARGGRYAELWRTFAGEDEPAAAA